The genomic stretch TTTACAAATGAAATTATCATCGAGCATAGATATATTTAATGAAACTCACACCAATCCAACCTAAAAGAGCATAGACAACAATTGCGACTAACACATTGAGATCGAAAACGTTAGCACCACCGACGGGATTTGATCCACCTTCTGTAACAGGACTGATAAATAAGGTAGAAAAGGGTGCAATGAAAGGATCAGAGAGGTTATAAATAAATTGGGTAAACTGATTCTCTGTATTTGCCCCTGTAAAACGGAGAAAGAAGCGTAAGGTAAGCAATACTTCTAAAAATCCAATTAGAATGTAAATGCTATTAAGAATCCAGACAAATGAGGAATTTTGTTGACCAGTTTTTAATCTTCTCTCTTCTTTTTGTAGTAAGAAGGCTTCTTCTTCTTGTTTAAGTTCTTGTCGTCGATCGACATTGCTTTTATCATAAGGATCTTGACTCATTACACAAATCTCCAAATTAATAATAGGTGCGTAACTTTTCGATTATTAGTATCAAAGTATTTTTGAAAATTAAATTCGACGACCGATCATCAAGTTGTAAACTATTCCAATAAGGGCTAAAACTAAAAGTAAGTGGATTAAGCTACCACCAACGTTAATAGAGAACCCTAATAACCAAAGGATTATTAGAATGCCAACACCAGTCCAAATCATATTCAACATTTTTTTTACCTCTTAAATAATTAATAATTCCTAATTCTTAATCCCTTATTGCTAATTGCCTTTAACATCCTCTACTGTATTACGGGCTTGACTTTCTAATTGTTTGGCTTTACCCATTGATTGATCTTTGGTATTA from Geminocystis sp. NIES-3709 encodes the following:
- a CDS encoding lmo0937 family membrane protein — translated: MLNMIWTGVGILIILWLLGFSINVGGSLIHLLLVLALIGIVYNLMIGRRI
- a CDS encoding YggT family protein, with amino-acid sequence MSQDPYDKSNVDRRQELKQEEEAFLLQKEERRLKTGQQNSSFVWILNSIYILIGFLEVLLTLRFFLRFTGANTENQFTQFIYNLSDPFIAPFSTLFISPVTEGGSNPVGGANVFDLNVLVAIVVYALLGWIGVSFIKYIYAR